The sequence gcaacgccacctttattaggccggtcggtacgatacacattaaaaccatttaaggcaatgtcagaggccaaaatagatttgtttagccatgtttctgataaaacaatgacgtcagcgtcagtcgagctcgcccagatacggacaaaatctagtttacctaacagactgcgcacattcaagtggatgaaactcaacccagacctagctttaaaatcagcaggagtagcgatctgactactactactgggcggaccagggttaggttgtacatttcctgacagtaataacaacaacaaaaccaggcatcttttccccttaaacgacacacatacattgtcatctaatttcgaaaacaccggaaaagtctgcgagagtgtgattagagcttaagaagcagtcctgaagaaccatcatcgcaggaaaacaaaaaagacaaacatattttgtcgagcagattgtctgtgacaaggcaaccggtaattgtttgagcaacacatccgaacctttgcaggggctgcccactgcgggtggcagaacagacctgaatccagtagacttctcagaatgactagagatctcctcatagtccaaaacagttaacaggcacagcagaatcccgatatgggccattttcccagaccagcacacagtatccacgatgttcctggagcaaaattagcacagcagcaaaggacaggcgaaaacagcagcgtggaagcgctccggtccctccgtggtatccccggggtgaaagcaggcctctgcgacagcagaaccaggacaggtggaaagcaggccccagcggtggtaaaatcctcctccgcacagcagcacacgcccggtggaagcaggccaagcccgaggCGTGGagccactccgtctctccgcgacgactccggggtaaaaacctctccagtacagccgtattctacaggtgggagcaggcctccgtagatcgtgaggcagcaacaggtggagccgctccgtctcttcgcgacgggCAGGCCTCCGTAAATCGCAGATCGCATGCAGCAACAGGACTGACTACCTAAGACACTCTGTTAACCAACCTTTGACTTCCCACCACCTCCCAACAAACCCACTTAGAAACAGCCAAGTGCTTCTTTCAGGCCCTTTTTACCCAACTAACAACTTCTAGAGCTTTTTGTAAGCAAATATTCATTAGCTCGATAGCTAAAGTGGTCAAATCTGCAGGCAATGCTCACATCTAACAAATCAACGGTTTATTGCTAAAAATGAGAAGATGTGTTTTGTTAACTTGTTTAGAGAGTTCTTAATCAGTATATCAAATTATAACCACATTGATTAAAGATATAAGATGTATTAAATATGAAGCCAACACATCTTTCCATCCCAAGTTGTATAAAGTATACCTGAAAATATGTCAAACGTATAGATGAAACTAGTCTGTAGGTTATTGACTTCTAAGTGTCTGAGAGGAAACAGAGACATAGGCCATACACACAGAGCAGATAAAGGCTGTTAAACATTAACAGAACACCTGAGCAGTGATCTACTCTGCTGTTCGCTCCACACTTAACACCGTCTGAAGCTTCAGGTTtagctttgtttttctttcttcatAACTCTGTTTTTCTTCAGTCACAGCCAAAGGACCAGCCATGGGGAAAGTGTGTGCGGCGGTTTGCTGTCTGCTGCTGAGCGTGGCAGCGGTGACGGCCCAGACAGGTACTGTTCCACATTTACTGACGATAACAATGAAAACACAGATAGCTCTTTAACTGAGTCACACCAGTGCTGACATTATGAAAGgaatagaatatatatatatagccgtGTCACTGAGTGTTTCAGAGATTTTCAATAGCAATCAATCGGCTTGTTTTCTTATGAACACATTTATGTATACATTTCAGAATGTACTGAAATTGAAAAATACATGTTAGTTTATCAAGAAGTGGTGAAAGAAGTACTCAAATATTTTACTTCagttaaaatatattttgtagAAATATTTATGTATTCAAGGTATTTCCATCATAACAAACACacagttaaaataaataaaagtactcACTATGCTCATTCATACTGTTTTTCACAATGTTGCAGCTAAAGGTGGAGCATAGGGACTGCATATGTGTAGCCTCATCTACACTAGAATAATATGCCATCATCGTGTTGATTATATGTTTTTGATTTGAGTAAATTAAGAATCTAGTAGAAATAGAGAGTAGAAGAAAATACCTTTAAGTAGTACTGCTCTTTAGTACTCCTCATCACTGAATATCAAGCAAGAGAGAAATAGTCTTTCAGGAGATAACACCGGCAATGTTCGGCATGTGTACCAGAGAAAATACTATAACAATGAACAGATAGTATTACCATATTGCTTTTGATCAATGTTTCAGCTCTACAATATTAGTgacaagttgattgaagttttgCTTATTTAAGTGTACAAGGAAGCCGTTTTTATTTACTGTTAATATCGTTATTGGGGTTATATAAAGAAGACACACGTTGTGAAACGCGTTAGTCGTCTATTATTAAACCCAACACTGATTAATGTACTGCActtcatttcaaatgtgtgctagTGGTATTGTATTATTTTAGTAAATCTATTTCCCTACATTTTAGTGGGAACATTATACTTTTGACTTCACTATTATCACTTGGGTTGTGCAGGCATGTCTTGGAGGTAATGGTTTATAGAGTTAtgctgacctctgacctgtgTCTGTGTGAAGCTCAGAGTGATCGAGCGCTGCCTCAGTGGCTCACCGGCATCATGGCCGTCTGCGGCTTCCTCTTCCTGTCCTTCGTCGGGTTCCTGGTGAAGAAGGCCTGGTGCGAGGAGCCCAGGTCAGAGGAGAGCTACAGAAGCCTGCATCATGGTCAACTCAACCAGTGACCGTTTTACTGGGGGGGGGTTTAATGTGAGGGGCACACTCAATGGGGGACAAATGAGAACAAGACAATGTTCAAGAGTATAGCACTTTTAGTTCAGTATAAGAGAAGAATAGAATAGAAAGCCCAAACCGGGCCACAAAGGGGTCAAAGTTCAGTGTTACAGGGGCacttcactttagaattgtaATATTCTTAAGGTTAACATTTACATAAATCAGTCAGTTAATCCAACTAGGAAAGTTAATCAACAACCTTCCATTGAGCAAACATGACAAATACTCTCAGTTGTGTGTCCCAGTACAGCGAACATCTGAACTCTGGGCGCTTTTGAATGATTTaataaaatgtgcaaatagAAATGGatgcaaaatataatcaaagtaATTTAATATTTATATTAATCATGATTTTAAGCCATATACTGAGAAAATAAATGCTAAAAAATCCCAACATTTTTCAGTTATCAGTTTTTGTGTCAGAGGATTATGACCCGGTATATCTAACATCTTCA is a genomic window of Pseudochaenichthys georgianus chromosome 4, fPseGeo1.2, whole genome shotgun sequence containing:
- the pdzk1ip1 gene encoding PDZK1-interacting protein 1; its protein translation is MGKVCAAVCCLLLSVAAVTAQTAQSDRALPQWLTGIMAVCGFLFLSFVGFLVKKAWCEEPRKKSIVKSLRENDYVMTEENAYETSLDIVRSKEDRNAYDNVRMDSTEDKLTAM